A part of Lacibacter sp. H407 genomic DNA contains:
- a CDS encoding O-antigen ligase family protein — MKGLSLQKGNIFLIAACVIICCYYSFQLNPATSPFINYNSALFAITVAAILFLFIPNTDRRFFFAVWVLFAAITIILLQSRTALLSFGAGYLLFFTRKRSYNVKPLLFLFALLASSFLVLSYYKFESTEGRWFIWKNCMAVLSNNWLQGVGWGKFRFAYNEQQANWFRQHGFDNKETMLADNVYYAFNEWIQLAIEIGVPLTICILLAIVYTFLKAHKNSRDSDSLPEKRIVAAFGALFIATLFSYPFFYLPSLLLFGCLYAWVFKLANFQSWAVVPKMVKTILVCILVLLIGFIFYQQYSARTKWKEAVELQQVGYKRAALSSMLSGYSILKDNGDFLFAMGNAYQSVNQIDSALYYYKQSVTFKNDYELHRQIGQLYHENGLDSLAENHLLKAVYIVPNRFKSREMLVDFYVSTRSVNKAKFWANETLRLKEKVPSAVTKQVKEKMEKIIREY; from the coding sequence GTGAAGGGTTTAAGTCTCCAAAAGGGCAATATATTTTTAATAGCAGCATGTGTAATTATATGCTGCTATTATTCATTTCAATTAAACCCTGCCACCTCGCCTTTTATTAATTACAATAGCGCTCTATTTGCGATTACCGTAGCGGCTATATTATTTTTATTTATACCCAATACAGACAGGCGTTTCTTTTTTGCAGTATGGGTTTTGTTTGCAGCAATCACAATCATTCTTCTGCAAAGCAGAACAGCGCTTCTTTCATTTGGGGCAGGTTACTTACTGTTTTTTACACGAAAGCGAAGTTATAACGTAAAGCCGCTTTTGTTCCTTTTTGCGCTTTTAGCAAGTTCTTTTTTGGTTCTCTCGTATTATAAATTTGAATCAACAGAAGGGCGCTGGTTTATCTGGAAAAATTGTATGGCTGTTCTTTCAAACAACTGGTTACAAGGTGTTGGGTGGGGTAAGTTTCGTTTTGCTTACAACGAGCAACAGGCAAACTGGTTTCGTCAACATGGATTTGATAATAAGGAAACTATGCTGGCAGACAATGTTTATTATGCGTTTAACGAATGGATTCAACTGGCTATTGAAATTGGAGTGCCGCTGACTATTTGCATCCTTTTAGCAATTGTTTATACGTTTTTAAAAGCACATAAAAATAGCCGGGATAGTGATTCACTGCCCGAAAAAAGAATTGTTGCTGCTTTCGGGGCTTTATTTATTGCTACATTATTCTCTTATCCTTTTTTCTATTTACCTTCTTTACTACTTTTTGGGTGTTTATATGCTTGGGTGTTTAAATTAGCAAATTTTCAGAGTTGGGCAGTAGTGCCAAAAATGGTAAAGACTATATTAGTTTGCATTTTAGTGCTGTTAATTGGGTTTATATTTTATCAACAGTACAGTGCCCGTACGAAATGGAAAGAAGCTGTAGAGTTACAACAGGTTGGCTACAAAAGAGCAGCATTATCTTCAATGCTTTCGGGCTATTCAATTTTAAAGGATAATGGAGATTTTTTATTTGCAATGGGTAACGCATACCAGTCCGTTAATCAAATTGATTCAGCACTTTATTATTATAAACAATCGGTAACGTTTAAGAACGATTATGAACTGCATCGACAAATAGGTCAATTATACCATGAGAATGGTTTGGATAGTCTGGCTGAAAACCATTTACTAAAGGCTGTTTACATAGTGCCCAACCGCTTTAAAAGTCGTGAAATGCTTGTAGATTTTTATGTTTCAACAAGAAGTGTAAATAAGGCAAAGTTTTGGGCAAATGAAACGTTGCGGTTAAAAGAAAAAGTTCCATCTGCGGTAACAAAGCAGGTCAAAGAAAAAATGGAGAAAATAATACGTGAATATTAG
- the atpG gene encoding ATP synthase F1 subunit gamma, translating into MPGQLKEVRNRIKSVQSTQQITKAMKMVSAAKLRRAQDAIIQMRPYAQKLQEMLSNIVSNSDGSVSMKLAAERPVNKVLIILVTSDRGLCGGYNANLVKLAKQAVAEKYAEQNGKGNVEVWGIGKKGTEAMIRAGFKTSETYKDIFLQLSFENVQKAAAAAMEAFVRGDYDVVELVYSQFKNAATQEFKLERFLPIPKVVNTGAAAKTKADFIFEPGKEELVAELMPKILNTQLFKAVLDANASEHGARMTAMDKASDNANELLRSLRISYNRARQAAITTELTEIVSGAAALNG; encoded by the coding sequence ATGCCCGGACAATTAAAAGAGGTACGTAACAGGATTAAGAGTGTGCAGAGCACCCAGCAGATCACAAAAGCAATGAAAATGGTGAGTGCGGCCAAGCTCCGCAGAGCACAGGATGCCATCATTCAAATGCGTCCGTATGCACAAAAATTGCAGGAAATGCTGAGCAACATCGTTAGCAACAGCGATGGAAGTGTGAGCATGAAACTCGCTGCTGAACGTCCGGTGAATAAAGTACTGATTATTCTGGTTACCAGCGATCGTGGTTTGTGCGGCGGTTACAATGCCAACCTCGTAAAGCTTGCCAAGCAGGCAGTAGCTGAAAAATATGCCGAGCAAAACGGCAAAGGCAATGTAGAAGTTTGGGGTATTGGTAAAAAAGGAACCGAAGCAATGATTCGTGCCGGTTTTAAAACCAGCGAAACATATAAAGATATTTTCCTGCAACTCTCCTTTGAGAATGTGCAAAAAGCGGCGGCGGCGGCCATGGAAGCGTTTGTAAGAGGTGATTATGATGTAGTAGAACTGGTGTACAGCCAATTTAAAAATGCCGCTACACAGGAATTTAAACTGGAACGTTTTCTGCCTATTCCAAAAGTGGTGAACACCGGGGCTGCAGCCAAAACCAAAGCAGACTTTATTTTCGAACCGGGCAAAGAAGAACTCGTAGCCGAGTTAATGCCGAAAATCCTCAATACACAATTATTCAAAGCTGTACTTGACGCCAACGCATCTGAACACGGTGCACGTATGACGGCGATGGATAAAGCCAGCGATAATGCCAACGAATTGTTGCGTTCACTCCGCATCAGTTATAACCGTGCACGCCAGGCCGCCATTACAACCGAACTTACAGAAATCGTAAGTGGTGCAGCAGCATTGAACGGGTAA
- a CDS encoding MlaE family ABC transporter permease produces MRLYWKELMHQCNEIGIRSVGIVVIISVFLGAVTTVQTAYQLITPLIPKTVIAVIVRDNIILELAPTLICVVLAGVVGSRIASELGNMRISEQIDALEIMGINTKAYLIMPKIIAALLVVPCLVILAAVLGIWGGKMAGSMSGILPPEIYNDGLLEDFIPYNVFFALSKTYTYAFIISSIPAYYGYHVQGGSLEIGRASTKSVIVSCILILLADYALAALLL; encoded by the coding sequence ATGCGCCTGTACTGGAAAGAGCTCATGCACCAATGCAACGAGATCGGTATCCGGTCGGTTGGTATTGTGGTCATCATTTCTGTATTTCTTGGAGCGGTAACAACGGTGCAAACGGCCTATCAGCTCATCACACCATTAATTCCAAAAACAGTTATTGCAGTAATTGTAAGAGATAATATCATTCTTGAATTAGCACCTACGCTTATTTGTGTGGTATTGGCAGGTGTTGTTGGTTCACGTATTGCTTCAGAGCTTGGCAACATGCGCATCAGCGAACAAATTGATGCGTTGGAAATTATGGGCATCAATACCAAAGCATACCTCATTATGCCAAAAATTATTGCCGCCTTATTGGTAGTTCCCTGTTTGGTTATTCTGGCGGCTGTGTTAGGTATCTGGGGTGGTAAAATGGCCGGCTCTATGTCGGGCATACTTCCTCCTGAAATTTATAACGATGGTTTGCTGGAAGATTTTATTCCATACAATGTATTTTTTGCGTTGAGTAAAACGTACACTTATGCGTTTATTATTTCCAGTATCCCGGCTTACTATGGTTATCATGTACAAGGTGGCTCATTGGAAATTGGAAGGGCCAGTACAAAATCAGTAATTGTAAGTTGTATTTTAATTTTATTGGCGGATTACGCATTGGCCGCTCTACTATTATAA
- the lysA gene encoding diaminopimelate decarboxylase gives MNLSISKEQLISIAQQYGTPVYVYDAEKIKQQYETLVNAFSVLDTRIFYASKALTNIHIVRYINSLGCNIDCSSINEVKLALHAGVAPENVLYTSNGISFVEIEEAVAAGVHVNIDSLSNLEKFGKKYGHSYPVGVRLRPNIMAGGNLKISTGHNKSKFGIAVEQIGELEAIVKANNIFIRTLHIHTGSEIKDADVFVKGIEVLFDLIPHFPELEVIDLGGGFKVPYIPGEKTADVALLGQKLKQAFDAHPLANNKKLQIWFEPGKFLVSECGYLLAEVNVLKQNGETIIAGVNTGLNHLIRPMMYDAYHHISNLSNPTGEEKKYMVTGYICETDTFASDRLLPEIKEGDLLCFHNAGAYGYEMSSNYNSRYRPAEVLLKDGEAILIRKRESFEDLLKNITD, from the coding sequence ATGAATCTTTCTATCTCCAAAGAACAATTGATCAGCATTGCACAGCAATACGGCACTCCTGTATATGTTTATGATGCAGAAAAAATAAAACAGCAATACGAAACATTGGTGAATGCGTTTTCTGTATTGGACACACGTATTTTTTATGCATCCAAAGCATTGACGAATATTCACATTGTACGTTACATCAACAGCCTTGGTTGTAATATCGATTGCAGCAGCATTAACGAAGTAAAGCTGGCATTGCATGCAGGTGTGGCTCCTGAAAATGTGTTGTACACCAGCAACGGTATTTCATTTGTTGAAATTGAAGAAGCAGTGGCAGCAGGTGTACATGTAAACATCGACAGTTTATCGAACCTTGAAAAGTTTGGAAAAAAGTATGGTCATAGTTATCCTGTTGGTGTTCGTCTTCGTCCAAACATCATGGCAGGTGGCAATCTCAAAATTTCAACAGGACATAATAAGAGCAAGTTTGGTATTGCTGTCGAGCAGATCGGCGAACTGGAAGCCATTGTGAAAGCAAATAATATTTTTATCCGCACTTTGCACATTCATACCGGCAGTGAAATTAAAGATGCCGATGTATTTGTAAAAGGCATTGAAGTGTTGTTCGATCTCATCCCACATTTTCCCGAACTGGAAGTAATTGATCTTGGCGGTGGTTTTAAAGTACCATATATCCCCGGAGAAAAAACAGCCGATGTGGCATTGCTTGGACAAAAATTAAAACAGGCCTTTGATGCGCATCCATTGGCGAATAATAAAAAATTGCAGATCTGGTTTGAGCCGGGGAAATTTTTAGTAAGTGAATGTGGTTATTTACTGGCTGAAGTAAATGTGCTGAAACAAAATGGCGAAACGATCATTGCAGGAGTAAATACCGGATTGAATCATTTGATTCGACCCATGATGTATGATGCGTATCATCACATCAGCAATTTATCGAACCCAACAGGCGAAGAAAAAAAATACATGGTCACCGGGTATATCTGCGAAACAGATACGTTTGCGAGTGATCGTTTATTACCTGAAATAAAAGAAGGCGACTTGCTTTGCTTCCATAATGCAGGTGCTTATGGCTATGAAATGAGCAGTAATTATAACTCACGATACCGCCCGGCAGAAGTGTTGTTGAAAGATGGCGAAGCGATCTTGATCCGCAAACGGGAAAGCTTTGAGGATCTGTTGAAGAATATAACTGACTAA
- a CDS encoding NADP-dependent malic enzyme, which translates to MNKEELRRQQALEYHAKGRPGKIEVIPTKEAKTQRDLSLAYSPGVAVPCMEIFNNPEDVYKYTAKGNLVAVISNGTAVLGLGDIGPEAGKPVMEGKGVLFKIFADIDVFDIEINEKDPEKFVQIVKALEPTFGGINLEDIKSPECFYIEQRLKEEMKIPLMHDDQHGTAIISAAALLNALEIQGKKIEKAKFVVNGAGAAAMACVLLYESLGAKHENFLMFDRKGVIHDQRDDLDENKKKFAAHVKHPDMTLADAIKNADVFIGLSVGNVITGEMVKSMAKKPIVFAMANPDPEISYEEATAARADVIMATGRSDYPNQVNNVLGFPYIFRGALDVRATKINEAMKLAAVKALAELAKTPVPDIVNMAYNEKNISFGATYIIPKPLDPRLLSYVAPAVAKAAMESGVAQHPITDWEKYEDILNHRLGIDNQLMRAIGSKARKDPKRVVFVDAENVKVLKAAQLAYEEGIAYPILLGDEKTIREKADANAIDLEGIPVLDPKSKEQEEMRQKFGEQFFQKRQRKGLNRYEAAKAMKERTHFGCMMVETGEADAMISGLSRKYSDTIRPALQIIGKDENVRKIAGMYIMLTKRGPLFLADATVNFNPRADELADITQLVAKEVRAFGITPRVAMLSYSNFGSSDSSEAKLVARAREIVKEREPNLVCDGEIQPLVAFNREILKENYPFSELVNGEPNVLIFPNLASGNIAYNLLQEVGDADAIGPILLGLKKPVHILQLGSSVRSIFNMVLIAVVDAQMKSKGNTQETVKKSPWWKRFRKVSHEI; encoded by the coding sequence ATGAACAAAGAAGAACTACGCCGGCAACAGGCATTGGAATATCATGCCAAAGGAAGACCGGGGAAAATTGAAGTAATTCCTACCAAAGAAGCCAAAACACAGCGTGATCTATCACTGGCATATTCGCCAGGTGTTGCGGTGCCCTGCATGGAAATTTTTAATAATCCCGAAGACGTTTACAAATACACAGCGAAGGGAAACCTGGTTGCTGTGATCAGTAACGGTACTGCCGTTTTGGGCTTGGGCGATATTGGCCCCGAAGCTGGTAAGCCGGTGATGGAAGGAAAAGGAGTACTCTTCAAGATCTTTGCAGACATTGATGTGTTTGATATTGAGATCAATGAAAAAGATCCGGAGAAATTCGTGCAGATCGTTAAAGCGCTTGAACCAACCTTTGGTGGTATCAATCTTGAAGACATTAAATCTCCCGAATGCTTTTACATTGAACAGCGGTTGAAAGAGGAAATGAAAATTCCGTTGATGCACGATGATCAGCATGGCACAGCCATCATCAGCGCTGCTGCTTTGTTGAACGCATTGGAAATACAAGGAAAGAAAATTGAAAAAGCAAAGTTCGTTGTAAATGGCGCAGGCGCTGCTGCTATGGCTTGTGTATTGTTATATGAAAGCTTGGGTGCCAAACACGAAAACTTTTTAATGTTCGATCGCAAAGGTGTGATCCATGATCAACGGGATGACCTTGATGAGAACAAGAAAAAATTTGCAGCCCATGTAAAACATCCTGACATGACATTGGCTGATGCCATCAAAAATGCGGATGTATTTATTGGTTTAAGCGTGGGCAATGTTATTACCGGTGAAATGGTGAAGAGCATGGCCAAGAAACCGATCGTGTTTGCTATGGCCAATCCTGATCCTGAGATCAGTTACGAAGAAGCAACAGCTGCTCGTGCTGATGTAATTATGGCAACAGGCCGCAGCGATTATCCCAACCAGGTGAATAATGTATTGGGCTTCCCGTACATTTTCCGTGGTGCATTGGATGTGCGTGCCACCAAGATCAACGAAGCCATGAAACTGGCGGCTGTAAAAGCATTAGCTGAATTAGCAAAAACGCCAGTACCGGATATCGTAAACATGGCGTACAACGAAAAGAATATTTCGTTTGGTGCAACTTATATTATTCCAAAACCACTTGATCCACGTTTGTTGAGTTATGTAGCTCCTGCTGTTGCAAAAGCGGCTATGGAAAGTGGCGTAGCACAGCACCCCATCACCGATTGGGAAAAGTATGAAGACATCCTCAATCATCGGTTAGGTATCGACAATCAATTGATGCGTGCAATTGGCAGCAAGGCACGCAAAGATCCCAAACGTGTGGTGTTTGTAGATGCCGAAAATGTGAAAGTGTTGAAAGCTGCACAATTGGCGTATGAAGAAGGAATCGCTTACCCGATACTGTTAGGTGATGAAAAAACGATTCGTGAAAAAGCAGACGCAAATGCGATTGATCTGGAAGGAATTCCTGTATTAGATCCAAAGAGCAAAGAGCAGGAAGAAATGCGCCAGAAGTTTGGTGAACAGTTTTTTCAGAAGCGCCAACGCAAAGGATTGAACCGTTACGAAGCGGCAAAAGCGATGAAAGAACGTACACATTTTGGCTGTATGATGGTGGAAACCGGCGAAGCAGATGCTATGATCAGCGGATTGAGTCGCAAGTATTCCGATACCATTCGTCCGGCATTACAAATTATTGGCAAAGATGAGAACGTTCGCAAAATTGCCGGTATGTACATCATGCTCACCAAGCGTGGACCGTTGTTCCTGGCTGATGCAACGGTCAACTTTAATCCACGTGCCGATGAACTGGCTGATATAACCCAACTCGTAGCAAAAGAAGTGCGTGCCTTTGGTATTACTCCACGTGTTGCTATGCTGAGCTATTCAAACTTTGGCAGCAGCGACAGCAGCGAGGCCAAGTTAGTAGCAAGAGCCAGAGAGATTGTGAAAGAGCGTGAGCCCAATCTTGTGTGCGATGGCGAAATACAACCGCTTGTGGCGTTCAACCGGGAAATATTAAAAGAAAATTATCCGTTCAGTGAATTGGTGAATGGCGAACCGAATGTGCTCATCTTCCCTAATCTTGCCAGCGGCAATATTGCCTACAACCTGTTGCAGGAAGTAGGAGATGCAGATGCCATTGGCCCGATTTTGTTGGGATTGAAAAAACCGGTGCACATTCTGCAGTTGGGAAGTTCAGTCCGCTCCATCTTTAACATGGTGCTCATTGCTGTAGTGGATGCACAAATGAAAAGCAAAGGCAACACACAGGAAACAGTAAAAAAATCACCGTGGTGGAAACGGTTTCGCAAGGTGAGCCATGAAATATAA
- a CDS encoding DUF3667 domain-containing protein produces MHSTNCLNCGAGLSPEVLFCPQCGQKADTHRLNFSHIWHDLIHAFTHADKGIFSLVGHLAVRPGIVAREYVDGKRKKYFNPFTFVILIVGFASVILISSGFTSFSGNSAMPKNPISPFLDKHINLLIFLNIPLLALFNRLLFRRANTNYSENLVLAAFTSGERSIFFSLIIAPVWLLFHPPYYVFLAIYLLCWSCYYGWACSQFYNGRRSISFLKGVLSTIFTQIATMLLITGTYFIYFYFFHSKK; encoded by the coding sequence ATGCATTCAACCAACTGTTTAAATTGTGGTGCCGGGCTTTCGCCCGAAGTGCTTTTTTGTCCGCAATGCGGGCAAAAAGCCGATACGCACCGTCTGAATTTCAGCCATATCTGGCACGACCTGATCCATGCATTTACCCATGCTGATAAAGGGATCTTTTCACTCGTCGGGCATTTAGCTGTTCGTCCGGGAATAGTTGCACGGGAATATGTGGATGGCAAACGGAAAAAATATTTCAACCCGTTTACGTTTGTAATCTTGATCGTGGGGTTTGCTTCTGTAATTCTCATCAGCTCAGGCTTTACCAGCTTTTCGGGAAATTCAGCGATGCCCAAGAATCCGATCTCTCCGTTTCTGGACAAGCATATTAACCTGCTGATTTTTCTGAATATACCGCTGCTTGCACTTTTTAACCGGTTGCTGTTTCGGCGTGCAAACACAAACTATTCAGAAAACCTGGTGCTGGCAGCGTTTACATCAGGTGAGCGATCGATCTTTTTCAGTTTGATCATTGCGCCGGTGTGGCTGCTCTTTCATCCGCCTTATTATGTATTTCTTGCGATTTATTTGCTTTGCTGGAGTTGCTATTATGGCTGGGCCTGCTCACAATTTTATAACGGACGAAGATCCATATCGTTTCTGAAAGGGGTTCTCTCAACTATATTTACTCAGATCGCAACAATGCTTTTAATTACTGGTACGTACTTTATTTACTTTTATTTTTTCCACTCCAAAAAATAA
- the scpB gene encoding SMC-Scp complex subunit ScpB, whose protein sequence is MELSVIIPHIEALIFAAERPLTTLELCDLVNNALGFIEDRATLDQTEAAVEAIKEKYASEFYPFEIRESGGGLQFLTKKEYHKTVAQINGDKFLKRLSTAALETLSIIAYKQPITKGEMEAIRGVNCDYAVQKLLEKELIVILGRNEKMPGHPLIYGTSRSFMDYFGINSPEDLPKIKEIIGAELTEPTGVQSDTLHVAGEEEQELVSTEALVVTEDGSLVEQPLDEVAAEETEIETDETVVEEITEEENLTDDVTIEEEIIEVVIDEEELPADEEEIIETEEEAEETSDESDVEEQDEEEKND, encoded by the coding sequence ATGGAACTAAGTGTCATTATCCCACATATTGAAGCGCTGATTTTTGCGGCCGAACGTCCACTCACTACATTGGAGTTGTGCGATCTGGTAAACAATGCGCTTGGTTTTATTGAAGACCGTGCTACACTCGACCAGACAGAAGCAGCAGTAGAAGCCATCAAAGAAAAATACGCATCCGAATTTTATCCATTTGAAATCAGAGAAAGTGGCGGTGGTTTGCAGTTTCTTACAAAAAAAGAATACCACAAAACGGTTGCCCAGATCAACGGCGATAAATTCCTGAAACGTTTAAGTACAGCAGCATTGGAAACATTGTCCATTATTGCCTACAAGCAACCCATCACCAAAGGTGAAATGGAAGCCATCCGTGGCGTGAATTGTGATTATGCCGTACAGAAATTATTAGAGAAAGAATTGATCGTGATATTGGGACGGAATGAAAAAATGCCCGGACATCCATTGATCTATGGCACTTCCCGTTCGTTCATGGATTATTTTGGCATCAACTCACCGGAAGATCTGCCGAAGATCAAAGAAATCATTGGTGCTGAATTAACTGAACCAACCGGCGTACAAAGTGATACATTACATGTTGCAGGTGAAGAAGAACAGGAACTTGTTTCTACTGAAGCGTTGGTAGTAACTGAAGATGGAAGTTTGGTGGAACAGCCGCTTGATGAAGTTGCTGCTGAAGAAACAGAAATTGAAACAGACGAAACGGTTGTTGAAGAAATAACGGAAGAAGAGAATCTCACAGACGATGTTACAATAGAAGAAGAAATCATTGAAGTGGTGATTGATGAAGAAGAATTACCTGCAGATGAAGAAGAAATTATTGAAACCGAAGAAGAAGCTGAAGAAACATCCGACGAAAGTGATGTAGAAGAGCAGGACGAAGAAGAAAAAAATGACTGA